A single window of Malus sylvestris chromosome 5, drMalSylv7.2, whole genome shotgun sequence DNA harbors:
- the LOC126624732 gene encoding BAHD acyltransferase At5g47980-like produces MEFEMIKRETLKPSSPTPQYLRNFKLSLLNQLSPAAYESLVLFYPRNDSTTPQISLRILKKSLSETLVRFYPLAGRMKDNISVDCNDYGVDYVEAKVNGLLSTFLSQPDAGTLRHLLPVATESPEAGKGALLLVQANVFGCGGLAIGICMSHKLADAASLSTFIMSWSATALGFSQALLPDFTASFRFPPIDYSSSFHQSSPVDAKRENCVTKRFVFNASKISALRTKAASTIVDQPTQAEAVTALIWRCAVAASRSSNSLQPPPKLSVLSQSVDIRKSVVPPLSDDSIGNLMGYFAAQTDENELELQGLVAQLRRGIKELSNNYAKRPGKDQAIRESVKEVHNNFVKRDDTTSFYVGTDLGNYKLLYEVNFGWGKPIWLSNVPAASSTNVAYLVSTRKDDGIEAWVTLSEEDMAAFESNQELLAFALLNPSVLLQHNNLALKSAL; encoded by the coding sequence ATGGAGTTTGAGATGATCAAGAGAGAAACCCTAAAACCATCCTCCCCAACCCCTCAATATCTTAGAAACTTCAAGCTTTCCCTTTTGAATCAACTTAGTCCTGCTGCTTATGAATCCTTGGTCCTCTTCTACCCCAGAAATGACAGTACAACCCCCCAAATCTCCCTCCGGATCCTCAAGAAATCGCTGTCGGAAACCCTAGTTCGCTTCTACCCGCTTGCCGGAAGAATGAAAGATAACATCTCCGTTGATTGCAATGATTATGGAGTTGACTATGTTGAAGCCAAAGTCAATGGTCTGCTCTCTACGTTCCTATCACAACCTGATGCTGGGACATTGAGACATCTCCTTCCAGTAGCGACCGAGTCCCCTGAAGCTGGCAAGGGAGCTCTGCTTCTAGTTCAGGCCAACGTTTTCGGTTGCGGTGGATTGGCAATTGGTATTTGTATGTCACATAAGTTGGCTGATGCAGCCTCATTGAGCACATTCATTATGTCCTGGTCAGCAACTGCTCTTGGATTCAGTCAAGCTCTCCTTCCAGATTTCACTGCATCATTTCGATTTCCACCAATCGATTATTCCTCATCATTCCACCAGTCCTCACCAGTAGATGCAAAGAGAGAGAATTGTGTCACAAAGAGGTTTGTGTTCAATGCATCGAAGATTTCTGCTCTTAGGACTAAAGCAGCCAGTACGATCGTGGATCAACCTACGCAGGCCGAAGCTGTCACAGCCCTCATTTGGAGATGTGCAGTTGCTGCGTCAAGATCATCAAACTCGCTGCAGCCGCCTCCTAAGCTATCTGTGTTGTCACAATCCGTGGACATTCGAAAAAGTGTCGTGCCGCCCCTGTCAGATGACTCCATAGGAAACCTCATGGGGTACTTCGCGGCACAGACAGACGAGAATGAGTTGGAGCTGCAAGGCTTGGTAGCTCAGCTAAGGAGAGGAATCAAAGAATTGAGCAACAATTACGCTAAAAGACCTGGAAAGGATCAGGCGATTCGCGAGTCTGTCAAAGAGGTACATAATAATTTTGTCAAAAGAGATGATACTACAAGTTTCTATGTGGGAACAGATTTGGGTAATTATAAGTTACTGTATGAGGTAAATTTTGGGTGGGGAAAGCCAATCTGGCTGAGTAATGTCCCTGCTGCTTCAAGCACTAATGTTGCCTATTTGGTGAGCACAAGAAAGGATGATGGCATAGAGGCTTGGGTGACTTTGAGTGAGGAAGACATGGCTGCTTTTGAAAGCAATCAGGAGCTTCTTGCTTTTGCATTACTGAATCCAAGTGTATTATTACAACATAATAACTTAGCACTCAAGTCTGCTCTTTAA